The DNA region CATCGCCGCGCTTTGACGCCTCGTCGATATAGATTCCGCCCGGATATGGGAACCCCATAGCGCGGGCAGATTTGTCGAACGCCTCCCCGGCCGCGTCGTCGCGGGTGCGGCCAATGATCCGAAAGTCGGTGTAGTCCTTCACTTCAACGATGTGGCTGTGCCCGCCCGAAACAACGAGGCAGAGAAACGGCGGCTCAAGATCCGGATGCGCGAGATAATTGGCGGCGATGTGCCCACGGATATGGTGAACCGGGATGAGCGGTTTTCCCGCCGCGAGCGCAAGCCCCTTGGCGTAGTTTACACCAACCAGCAGTGCGCCGATCAGCCCTGGCGCGGCGGTCACAGCGACCGCATCGATCCCGGCAAGCGTCAGCCCGGCCTCGTCTAGCGCGCCCTGCACAACAGGCACGATGTTTTCGGTATGGCGGCGGGAGGCAATCTCCGGCACCACGCCGCCGTATTTTCGGTGCTCCGCGACTTGAGAATTGATCACCGAGGAAAGAACTTTCCGCCCGTCCTCCACCACTGCGGCGGCAGTCTCGTCGCAGGAGCTTTCAATTGCAAGGATTTTCATAGCCATTTTCCTTTCGCCGCCATCAGGCGGGTTTCACGCTTTGTGCGATCATATCATAAAGCTTGAGGTCGTCCGCTGTTGCCGAAGCGGAGACGTAAAAATACAGATAAGTGAAATGCCCTTCGCCCAAATCCATCATATATTCCAGGACATTCCCGCCCAGGCCGGGCGTGATATACCGTGTAAAGCGGTCGCCACAGCAGTAGGCGCCAATCTCATTTTCTGCTGATTCGAATGCCTCCCAGGTTTCGCCGGTTATCGGATTGCCTTCCGCTGAAAATACATTCCACGCGCTGAACAGTGCCTCGCCCTCAGGATAGTATCCCCCGATGTCCCCGATTTTGATCGTCCCGTTCGCGAAGCCGCCGTCGTATACGATGACTTCGTCGATCCCGCAGCGCGGCGGCAGCAGCAGCTTCGCTTCGACGCGCTCGGGCGGAAGGCCTTGTTTCTCCGCGTCATAGTTGATCAGCGTGACCGTGTGCCATTCCCATTCCGCCGGGTCTCCGAAATTTTTGTATTCGATATGATCCCACATAATATACGGCCCTTTCTGATTTTCCGGCAGGGTCGGGTCGGGCTGGACGCCGTCATAGAGCGGCGGAGCCGATTCCGCCGGCTCCGAAAAAGCGGCGGGCGGCACGGGGCTTTCCGGCGCGGACGAGCCGGATGGCGAGAGCGCGCCCCCGGCAGGGGCGGACGCTTCGGCAGAGGATGCGGACGCGGAAACGTCCTGCGCCATCGGGGTCGTTTCGCGGCCCTGGCAGCCCGCCAGCAACAGGCAGGCGCTCATCAGCACCGCGCGCAGGGTTTGTTTCATGGCGTGGGGGCCTTTCCCGGTTCCGCTGTTTTTTTCGCGCGGATCGCATAGATCGGCTGGCCGAGCGAGGAGAAATGCGTCTCATACTCGGTCATGACGTTGCCTGCGGCGCATTCACTCTGATGCAGATTGTTCGTCGTGAAATATGCCGGAAAAGCCGCTGCGAATTCATAGAGTGAGAAATGGTAAAGGTTGTAGTTGTCGGTCTTAAACCAGATTTCCCCGCCTGGCAGGAGCAGATTCTGATAGGTTTTCAGCCGCTCGCGGTAGGTGAGCCGCCGTTTGAACTGCCGATGCTTGTGCCAGGGGTCGCAGAAATTGATGTAGATCCGTTCGAGTTCTCCAGGCAGAAAGATCTGCGGGAGCTTTTCCGCATCATCCAGGATAAATCTGATATTTGGAAGCGGCGGCACGGCTGAGAGTACCCGTTCTGTCGCGATCACCGCGACGTTCGGTTCCCGCTCCACCGCAACAAAGTTTATATCCGGGTTTCGCCGCGCCATTTCAAAGACAAAGCCACCCTTTCCGCAGCCAATTTCCAGATGCAGCGGCGCCTGAGGGTTCGGAAATGTTTCACGGATATGCCCTTTCAGAGAAACCGGGTCCTTCAGAACAATCGATTCGCAGGCGGCCAGCCGCGGGGCTAAATTCGGTTTTTTACGCGGTCTCATCTTTCTTCCTCCTCATTTGACGGTTTGTCCAAAACGGCTTCCTCCGGATTGAGGCGCAGCGCTTCCTCCGCAAGCGCCCGCGCGTCGGCCAGTGTACAGAGCGTCCCTGCCTGCCGCCGCAGCGACGCCGCGCCGCGCACCCCCTTCATGTACCAGGCGGCATGCTTGCGCGCTTCGCGCATTGCGCCATATTCGCCCTTCTGTTCGCAGGCGAGCGAAAACTGCCGCAGCATGACCGCCATCCGTTCCTCCAAGGGCGGCAGTGGCAGTACCGTCCCGTCGGCCAGGAACTGGTCGACCTGCCGGAAGATCCATGGGTTTCCGAGCGCGCCCCGCCCGATCATCACGAGGTCACATTTTGTATAATCGTACATATTTATCACAGATTGTATACTGTCACAATCCCCATTCCCGATCACCGGGATCGAAACGGCCGCCTTCACTGCCGCGATAATGTCGAGGTCGACCGGAGGCGCGTAGAACTGCTCCCGCGTGCGGCCATGCACCGTCAACGCCGCCGCGCCGCTCTCCTGCATGATTCGCCCGAACTCCACGGCATTGACATGTTCGTCGTCCCAGCCTTTGCGGAATTTCACCGTAACCGGCAGGTCAACTGCCTTTACAGCTGCTTCCGTAATTTTCCCCGCAAGCGTGGGATTCTTCATCAATGCTGAACCGCCGCCGTTTCCAGCGATCTTGGGCGCCGGACAGCCCATGTTGAGGTCGATCACATCCGGCCGGTAATCGAGCGCCTTTTTCGCGGCTTCCGCGATCAGCTCCGGATCATCCCCAAAGAGCTGCACCGCGACCGGGCGTTCTTCGTCGCTCACCCCGAGCAGCTCGGCGGTCTTGCGGTCGGAATAGTGCATCCCCTTCGCAGAGGCCATCTCCCCTACCAGGTACGCCGCGCCGAACTGCTTGCAGATGCGCCGGAAGGCGCTGTCCGCGACGCCTGCCATCGGTGCGAGCGCGGCGGTACGCTTGATTTCCAGATTGCCGATCTTCATGGGGCCCCTCCAATTTGTTCATGATTCTAAATGATTATTTTAACAGAAATTTGGTGAATGGACAATCTTTTGTGGTATAATAATTTATAATTGTCAAGATTTATCATCTTTCACATATCGCAGAGGAGATTTACCATGAAATTGCTGGCCATCGACGGGAACAGTATTCTGAACCGCGCATTCTACGGAATCAAGGCGCTGACTACCAAAAATGGAGAATTCACCAACGGAATCTATGGTTTTTTGAATATCCTGCTGAAACTGCTGGAAGAAACCCAGCCGGACGCGGTCGCCTGCGCCTTCGACCTGCGCGCGCCGACCTTCCGCCATCAGATGTTCGAGGGCTATAAGGCCCAACGGAAAGGCATGCCCGAAGAGCTCGCCTCCCAGCTTGAACCGCTCAAGGAACTGCTGGCCGCGCTTGGCTACAAAATTGTCACCAAAGAGGGTTACGAGGCGGATGATATCCTCGGCACCTTTGCAAAGTCCTGCGCCGGACGCGGCGACGAGTGCGTCATCGCCACCGGGGACCGGGACAGCCTCCAGCTGGTTGGGGAACGCACCACCGTGCGCCTGGCCACCACCAAGATGGGCCAGGCCAGCTCGACCGTTTACGACGTGGCCGCCGTGATGGAGAAATACGGTGTGCCTCCGCGGGAACTCATCGACGTCAAGGCGCTTATGGGCGACGCTTCCGACAATATTCCCGGCGTGACGGGTATCGGGGAAAAGACCGCGCTCTCGCTCATCGCGCAGTATCACGATCTTGACTACATCTATGACCACTTGGACGAGCTCGAAATCAAGCCGGGCGTGCGCGCAAAGCTCGCAGCGGACAAGGAGATGGCTTACACCAGCCGTACGTTGGCCAAAATCGACTGCGATGTACCGATTGACACCGACCCGGAAAGCTACCGCCGTGCCGAACCGGACGCAGCCAAAGCGGGCGCACTCTTCGCGCGGTTTGAAATGTTTAAGTTGGCTGACCGATGGGGGATCGATCCTACGGCCGCGGCAGCCGATCCGGCACTGGAGGAATCCGCGCCGCAGGCTGTTTTGCAGGTTTCCTGTGATCCAGGTGAACTGTCCGCACTGTTTACCGATAAAAAAGCGATTGACTTGCTGATTGAATGGGATGATGACCAACCCAAAGCCGTAGCTGCCGCCGTTCCGGGGCGGCTGATTCTTGCGGACGGCGCAAAGCTCAACGAAATCCTGGGCTTTTCAGCCGGACTGCGGATCTGGAGCAGCAAACCGCTCTATCGTTATTTGTATAGTTTTGATAAAAATATACAAAATATAAATTTCGATGGGGAACTCGCCGCCTATCTGCTCAGCCCAACCACCTCGAGCTACGCGCCGCAGCCGCTTGCCGCGCAATACAATGTCGTACCCTGCGTATTCGAGACGGAGATCCCTTCCGAATATGCATCGATCGCGGCGGACGGGGCGGTCATCACCGCGCTGCATGACAAGCTCGCCGCGGAGATCGAAGCGACCGGCCAACAAAAGCTCCTCTATGAAATCGAGATGCCGCTTGCCCGGGTACTCGCCGCAATGGAATGCGAGGGCTTTGCGCTGGACACGGACGCGCTCAGGGAGTACGGCGCGGACCTCGATGGGCGGATCGGGGAGCTGGAGGACGGCATCTACCGTCACGCGGGCCACTCCTTCAACCTCAATTCCCCCAAGCAGCTCGGCGATGTGCTGTTCGTCGACCTGGGCCTCCCCGCCAAGAAAAAAACCAAGACCGGCTATTCCACCAACGCGGATGTGCTTGATTCGCTGCGCGGCAAGCATCCCATCATTGAGCTCATTCTCGAATACCGCAAGCTCTCGAAGCTCAAATCCACCTATGTGGACGGGCTTTTAAAGGTGGTCGGCCCGGACGGACGGGTGCGCTCGACCTTCCAGCAGACCGAAACCCGCACCGGACGCATCTCCTCAACCGAACCGAATCTCCAGAATATCCCGATTCGCACCGCGGAGGGCAGCAAAATGCGCCGCTTCTTCAAGGCACGGCCGGGCTGGAAGCTGATCGACGCGGACTATTCGCAGATCGAATTGCGGGTGCTGGCCGACCTGGCGGGCGACAAAAACATGATCGCCGCCTTTAAAAGCGGTCAGGACATCCACACCACCACCGCCGCGCAGGTCTTCGGCCTGCCGGAACTGATGGTGACACCCGCACTGCGTTCCCGCGCCAAGGCGGTCAATTTCGGGATCGTCTACGGAATCGGGGCGTTTTCGCTCTCGCAGGACATCGGCGTTTCGGTGGCGGAAGCGGACAGCTACATCAAAAACTATCTCGCCACCTACGCGGGCGTGCGCAAATACATGGAGGACACCATCGTTTTCGCGCGGGAGAACGGCTATGTCAAAACGCTGTTTGGGCGCCGACGCTACCTGCCGGAGCTTGCCGCTTCGAACAAGGTGACCCAGGCGTTCGGCGAACGGGTCGCGCGCAACACCCCGATCCAGGGCACCGCGGCGGACATCATCAAGATCGCCATGGTGCGGGTGTTCGAGCGGCTGCGGCGCGAGAAGATGCAGGCAAAGCTCATTTTGCAGGTGCACGACGAACTGCTTGTCGAGGCGCCCGAGCAGGAGGTGCCGCTCGCCACCATCATCCTCAAGGAGGAGATGGAACACGCGATCACCCTGAAGGTCCCGCTCGTAGCCGACGCAAACGTCGGGGACAACTGGCTGGATGCAAAATAGGCAGGAGGACTGACAACCTTGCAGATCACATCGATGACAGAAAAAGACGTTCCGCTTGTGGCCGCGCTCGAACGGCAGTGCTTTTCACAGCCGTGGAGCGCCCAGGTGCTCGAAGCGGAACTGCAAAATCCCAATGCGATTTTTTACGTCGCCAGAAAGGAGGGGCTGCTGGCCGGCTATGTCGGGATGCATCGGGTGATGGACGAGGGCTATATCGCCAACATCGCGGTGGACGAAGCATTCCGCAGGCAGGGCGTGGCAAAGACGCTTATGCAGGCGCTCCTCACCTTCGCAAAAGAAAAGCGGCTCGGGTTCCTCACGCTCGAGGTGCGCGCGGGAAACCGGCCCGCGATCCAGCTCTACGAGGGACTCGGTTTCGGGGAGGTAGGGCGGCGCAAAAATTTCTACGCAAATCCCACTGAGGATGCGATTTTGATGACCCGCTTCCTGTGAACGCCAAGAGGCCGCCGGCTGTTGCCGGCGGCCTCTTTTGATGGAATCCGCGTTATTTATTTTTGATCTCGATCGCGCCGGAGCCCTTCTGCAATGCGACCATGCCGGTGCGCGCCATCTCGGCCACGCCGTACTGCGAAACCATGTTTAAGAGCAAGTCGACCCGTTCCGGCCGGTCGCAGAATTCGATGGTGAGGGTGGTCTGCGACAGGTCGACGATCTTCGCCTTCATGATCTGGCAGATGTCGATGATCTCGCCGCGGTTCTGCTGGTTTGCGTTCACTTTGATGAGCGCCAGTTCCCGCCGGGTGGAAGCGTCAATCTCCAGGGTTTTGACCTTGATCACGTCGATCTGCTTGTTGAGCTGCTTTTCCACCTGTTCCATCGTGCGCTCGTCGCCATTGACCACAATGGTCATGCGCGAAACGGTCCGATCTTCTGTTTCGCCCACCGCGAGGCTTTCGATATTGAAGCCCCGCCGCGCGAAGAGTCCGGCCGTCCGGGACAGGACGCCCGCCTTGTTTTCCACCAGGACTGAAAGGATCTGTTTCATCAGGTTCCCTCCTTCGGATCGACCACACATTCGAGCA from Anaerotruncus rubiinfantis includes:
- the rimI gene encoding ribosomal protein S18-alanine N-acetyltransferase: MQITSMTEKDVPLVAALERQCFSQPWSAQVLEAELQNPNAIFYVARKEGLLAGYVGMHRVMDEGYIANIAVDEAFRRQGVAKTLMQALLTFAKEKRLGFLTLEVRAGNRPAIQLYEGLGFGEVGRRKNFYANPTEDAILMTRFL
- the polA gene encoding DNA polymerase I, with translation MKLLAIDGNSILNRAFYGIKALTTKNGEFTNGIYGFLNILLKLLEETQPDAVACAFDLRAPTFRHQMFEGYKAQRKGMPEELASQLEPLKELLAALGYKIVTKEGYEADDILGTFAKSCAGRGDECVIATGDRDSLQLVGERTTVRLATTKMGQASSTVYDVAAVMEKYGVPPRELIDVKALMGDASDNIPGVTGIGEKTALSLIAQYHDLDYIYDHLDELEIKPGVRAKLAADKEMAYTSRTLAKIDCDVPIDTDPESYRRAEPDAAKAGALFARFEMFKLADRWGIDPTAAAADPALEESAPQAVLQVSCDPGELSALFTDKKAIDLLIEWDDDQPKAVAAAVPGRLILADGAKLNEILGFSAGLRIWSSKPLYRYLYSFDKNIQNINFDGELAAYLLSPTTSSYAPQPLAAQYNVVPCVFETEIPSEYASIAADGAVITALHDKLAAEIEATGQQKLLYEIEMPLARVLAAMECEGFALDTDALREYGADLDGRIGELEDGIYRHAGHSFNLNSPKQLGDVLFVDLGLPAKKKTKTGYSTNADVLDSLRGKHPIIELILEYRKLSKLKSTYVDGLLKVVGPDGRVRSTFQQTETRTGRISSTEPNLQNIPIRTAEGSKMRRFFKARPGWKLIDADYSQIELRVLADLAGDKNMIAAFKSGQDIHTTTAAQVFGLPELMVTPALRSRAKAVNFGIVYGIGAFSLSQDIGVSVAEADSYIKNYLATYAGVRKYMEDTIVFARENGYVKTLFGRRRYLPELAASNKVTQAFGERVARNTPIQGTAADIIKIAMVRVFERLRREKMQAKLILQVHDELLVEAPEQEVPLATIILKEEMEHAITLKVPLVADANVGDNWLDAK
- the ilvN gene encoding acetolactate synthase small subunit; this encodes MKQILSVLVENKAGVLSRTAGLFARRGFNIESLAVGETEDRTVSRMTIVVNGDERTMEQVEKQLNKQIDVIKVKTLEIDASTRRELALIKVNANQQNRGEIIDICQIMKAKIVDLSQTTLTIEFCDRPERVDLLLNMVSQYGVAEMARTGMVALQKGSGAIEIKNK
- the dusB gene encoding tRNA dihydrouridine synthase DusB, with the translated sequence MKIGNLEIKRTAALAPMAGVADSAFRRICKQFGAAYLVGEMASAKGMHYSDRKTAELLGVSDEERPVAVQLFGDDPELIAEAAKKALDYRPDVIDLNMGCPAPKIAGNGGGSALMKNPTLAGKITEAAVKAVDLPVTVKFRKGWDDEHVNAVEFGRIMQESGAAALTVHGRTREQFYAPPVDLDIIAAVKAAVSIPVIGNGDCDSIQSVINMYDYTKCDLVMIGRGALGNPWIFRQVDQFLADGTVLPLPPLEERMAVMLRQFSLACEQKGEYGAMREARKHAAWYMKGVRGAASLRRQAGTLCTLADARALAEEALRLNPEEAVLDKPSNEEEER
- the tsaD gene encoding tRNA (adenosine(37)-N6)-threonylcarbamoyltransferase complex transferase subunit TsaD, with translation MKILAIESSCDETAAAVVEDGRKVLSSVINSQVAEHRKYGGVVPEIASRRHTENIVPVVQGALDEAGLTLAGIDAVAVTAAPGLIGALLVGVNYAKGLALAAGKPLIPVHHIRGHIAANYLAHPDLEPPFLCLVVSGGHSHIVEVKDYTDFRIIGRTRDDAAGEAFDKSARAMGFPYPGGIYIDEASKRGDDRKYKLPKPRVEDSPYDFSFSGLKTAVLNLLHNAAQKGENVDTDSLAASFQRTICEILVGHLELAAREYGYKTIVAAGGVSANSGLRSRLEEMCRRHGYRLCVPPLSLCGDNAAMIGAQAYYEQLCSPPAGLDLNACASWNIDLPFQNPYDSKHSVSK
- the trmB gene encoding tRNA (guanosine(46)-N7)-methyltransferase TrmB, with amino-acid sequence MRPRKKPNLAPRLAACESIVLKDPVSLKGHIRETFPNPQAPLHLEIGCGKGGFVFEMARRNPDINFVAVEREPNVAVIATERVLSAVPPLPNIRFILDDAEKLPQIFLPGELERIYINFCDPWHKHRQFKRRLTYRERLKTYQNLLLPGGEIWFKTDNYNLYHFSLYEFAAAFPAYFTTNNLHQSECAAGNVMTEYETHFSSLGQPIYAIRAKKTAEPGKAPTP